The Mus musculus strain C57BL/6J chromosome 2, GRCm38.p6 C57BL/6J genome has a window encoding:
- the Dab2ip gene encoding disabled homolog 2-interacting protein isoform 5 (isoform 5 is encoded by transcript variant 5) — protein sequence MGLCGLGLLGDNLGKILCWSGGATLWRPSHPRKPHLAAGPQMPRSHLMPRLKESRSHESLLSPSSAVEALDLSMEEEVIIKPVHSSILGQDYCFEVTTSSGSKCFSCRSAAERDKWMENLRRAVHPNKDNSRRVEHILKLWVIEAKDLPAKKKYLCELCLDDVLYARTTSKLKTDNVFWGEHFEFHNLPPLRTVTVHLYRETDKKKKKERNSYLGLVSLPAASVAGRQFVEKWYPVVTPNPKGGKGPGPMIRIKARYQTVSILPMEMYKEFAEHITNHYLGLCAALEPILSAKTKEEMASALVHILQSTGKVKDFLTDLMMSEVDRCGDNEHLIFRENTLATKAIEEYLKLVGQKYLQDALGEFIKALYESDENCEVDPSKCSSADLPEHQGNLKMCCELAFCKIINSYCVFPRELKEVFASWRQECSSRGRPDISERLISASLFLRFLCPAIMSPSLFNLLQEYPDDRTARTLTLIAKVTQNLANFAKFGSKEEYMSFMNQFLEHEWTNMQRFLLEISNPETLSNTAGFEGYIDLGRELSSLHSLLWEAVSQLDQSVVSKLGPLPRILRDVHTALSTPGSGQLPGTNDLASTPGSGSSSVSAGLQKMVIENDLSGLIDFTRLPSPTPENKDLFFVTRSSGVQPSPARSSSYSEANEPDLQMANGSKSLSMVDLQDARTLDGEAGSPVGPDALPADGQVPATQLLAGWPARAAPVSLAGLATVRRAVPTPTTPGTSEGAPGRPQLLAPLSFQNPVYQMAAGLPLSPRGLGDSGSEGHSSLSSHSNSEELAAAAKLGSFSTAAEELARRPGELARRQMSLTEKGGQPTVPRQNSAGPQRRIDQPPPPPPPPPPAPRGRTPPTLLSTLQYPRPSSGTLASASPDWAGPGTRLRQQSSSSKGDSPELKPRAMHKQGPSPVSPNALDRTAAWLLTMNAQLLEDEGLGPDPPHRDRLRSKEELSQAEKDLAVLQDKLRISTKKLEEYETLFKCQEETTQKLVLEYQARLEEGEERLRRQQEDKDIQMKGIISRLMSVEEELKKDHAEMQAAVDSKQKIIDAQEKRIASLDAANARLMSALTQLKERYSMQARNGVSPTNPTKLQITENGEFRNSSNC from the exons ATGGGCCTCTGTGGCCTTGGACTCCTCGGTGACAACCTTGGCAAGATCCTGTGCTGGTCTGGAGGTGCCACTCTCTGGAGGCCCAGCCATCCTCGGAAGCCTCATCTGGCTGCTGGGCCTCAGATGCCCAG GTCCCATCTGATGCCAAGGCTGAAGGAGTCTCGGTCACACGAGTCCCTGCTCAGCCCCAGCAGCGCAGTGGAGGCCCTGGACCTcagcatggaggaggaggtgattATCAAGCCCGTTCACAGCAGCATCCTGGGTCAGGACTACTGCTTCGAG GTGACAACATCATCAGGAAGCAAGTGTTTTTCCTGCCGGTCAGCCGCTGAGCGCGATAAGTGGATGGAGAACCTGAGGCGAGCAGTGCACCCCAACAAG GACAACAGCCGGCGTGTGGAGCATATCCTGAAGCTGTGGGTGATTGAGGCCAAGGATCTGCCGGCCAAGAAGAAGTATCTATGTGAACTGTGCCTGGACGATGTGCTGTATGCCCGTACCACAAGCAAGCTCAAGACGGACAATGTCTTCTGGGGAGAGCACTTTGAGTTCCATAACCTGCCGCCTCTACGCACAGTCACTGTGCACCTGTATCGGGAGactgacaagaaaaagaaaaaggaacgcAACAGCTACCTGGGCCTGGTGAGCCTGCCTGCCGCCTCTGTGGCTGGGCGGCAGTTTGTGGAGAAGTGGTACCCAGTGGTGACACCCAACCCCAAGGGTGGCAAAGGCCCTGGGCCCATGATCCGAATCAAGGCACGCTACCAGACCGTCAGCATCTTGCCTATGGAGATGTACAAGGAGTTTGCGGAGCACATCACTAACCACTACCTGGGGCTGTGCGCAGCCCTGGAACCCATCCTCAGTGCCAAGACCAAGGAGGAGATGGCGTCGGCTCTGGTGCACATCCTGCAGAGCACGGGAAAGGTGAAG GACTTTCTAACAGACCTGATGATGTCAGAGGTGGACCGCTGTGGGGACAATGAGCACCTCATCTTCCGGGAGAACACACTGGCCACCAAGGCCATCGAGGAATACCTCAAACTTGTGGGCCAGAAGTACCTGCAGGACGCACTAG GTGAGTTCATCAAAGCTCTGTATGAGTCAGATGAAAATTGTGAAGTGGACCCAAGCAAGTGCTCATCCGCTGACCTCCCTGAGCACCAGGGCAACCTCAAGATGTGCTGTGAGCTGGCCTTCTGCAAGATCATCAACTCCTACTG CGTCTTCCCACGGGAGCTTAAGGAGGTGTTCGCCTCATGGCGGCAGGAGTGTAGCAGCCGAGGCCGGCCAGATATCAGTGAACGGCTCATCAGCGCCTCCCTCTTCCTTCGCTTCCTGTGCCCTGCCATCATGTCACCCTCGCTCTTCAACCTGCTTCAGGAGTATCCTGACGACCGCACGGCTCGCACCCTCACGCTCATTGCCAAAGTCACCCAGAACCTGGCCAACTTTGCCAA gtttggcagcaaggaAGAATACATGTCCTTCATGAACCAGTTCCTGGAGCACGAGTGGACCAACATGCAGCGCTTCCTGTTGGAGATCTCCAACCCCGAGACCCTTTCCAACACAGCAGGCTTCGAGGGCTACATAGACCTGGGCCGGGAGCTCTCTAGCCTGCACTCCCTGCTCTGGGAAGCTGTCAGCCAGCTTGATCAG AGCGTTGTGTCGAAGCTGGGACCTCTGCCTCGTATCCTGAGGGATGTCCACACAGCACTGAGCACTCCTGGCAGTGGGCAGCTCCCTGGCACCAATGACCTGGCCTCCACCCCGGGCTCCGGCAGCAGCAGCGTCTCTGCTGGGCTTCAGAAGATGGTGATTGAAAATGACCTCTCTGG TCTGATAGATTTCACCCGGTTACCGTCTCCAACCCCCGAAAACAAGGACTTGTTTTTTGTCACAAGGTCCTCCGGGGTCCAGCCTTCACCTGCCCGCAGCTCAAGCTACTCAGAAGCCAATGAACCTGACCTGCAGATGGCCAATGGCAGCAAGAGCCTGTCCATGGTGGACCTCCAGGACGCCCGCACGCTGGATGGGGAGGCAGGTTCCCCAGTGGGCCCAGACGCCCTACCTGCTGACGGGCAGGTGCCTGCGACTCAGCTGCTGGCTGGGTGGCCAGCCAGGGCAGCCCCAGTGAGCCTGGCAGGATTGGCCACAGTGCGGCGGGCAGTGCCAACACCAACCACACCAGGCACCTCCGAGGGTGCACCAGGACGGCCCCAGTTGTTGGCCCCACTTTCCTTCCAGAATCCTGTGTACCAGATGGCGGCCGGCCTGCCACTGTCACCCCGTGGCCTTGGTGACTCAGGCTCTGAAGGCCACAGCTCCCTGAGCTCTCACAGCAACAGTGAAGAGCTGGCAGCCGCTGCCAAACTAGGAAGTTTCAGCACTGCTGCAGAGGAGCTGGCAAGGCGGCCTGGAGAACTGGCACGGAGGCAGATGTCACTGACTGAGAAGGGTGGGCAGCCCACAGTGCCGAGGCAAAATAGTGCCGGTCCCCAGCGGAGGATTGACCagccgccaccgccaccaccaccaccgcctccTGCTCCCCGGGGCAGGACACCTCCTACCCTGCTGAGCACCCTACAGTACCCACGACCCTCAAGTGGAACCCTGGCATCAGCATCCCCCGACTGGGCTGGCCCTGGCACCCGGCTGCGGCAACAGTCCTCCTCCTCCAAGGGAGACAGCCCAGAGCTGAAGCCCCGAGCCATGCACAAGCAG GGCCCTTCACCCGTCAGTCCCAATGCCCTGGACCGCACGGCCGCTTGGCTCTTGACCATGAACGCGCAGTTGTTAGAAGACGAGGGTCTGGGCCCAGATCCCCCCCACAGGGATAGGCTAAGGAGTAAGGAGGAACTCAGCCAAGCAGAAAAG GATCTGGCAGTGCTACAAGACAAGCTACGGATCTCCACCAAGAAGCTGGAGGAGTATGAGACCCTATTCAAGTGCCAGGAGGAGACGACGCAGAAGCTGGTGCTGGAGTATCAGGCTCGGCTGGAAGAAGGTGAGGAGCGGCTGCGGCGGCAGCAGGAAGACAAGGATATCCAGATGAAAGGCATCATCAGCAG GTTGATGTCAGTGgaagaagaactgaagaaggaTCATGCAGAGATGCAAGCAGCTGTAGATTCCAAACAGAAGATCATCGATGCCCAG GAAAAGCGCATTGCCTCGCTGGATGCTGCCAATGCCCGCCTCATGAGTGCCCTCACACAGCTGAAAGAGAGGTACAGCATGCAAGCCCGTAACGGCGTCTCCCCCACCAACCCCACCAAATTGCAGATTACTGAGAACGGCGAGTTCAGAAACAGCAGCAATTGTTAA
- the Dab2ip gene encoding disabled homolog 2-interacting protein isoform X4, giving the protein MGAGRSAGRALAWASLPLLGPPAGALCGDTLCSRESPQERPGSRRSLPGSMSEKNPSMEPSASTPFRVTGFLSRRLKGSIKRTKSQPKLDRNHSFRHILPGFRSAAAAAADNERSHLMPRLKESRSHESLLSPSSAVEALDLSMEEEVIIKPVHSSILGQDYCFEVTTSSGSKCFSCRSAAERDKWMENLRRAVHPNKDNSRRVEHILKLWVIEAKDLPAKKKYLCELCLDDVLYARTTSKLKTDNVFWGEHFEFHNLPPLRTVTVHLYRETDKKKKKERNSYLGLVSLPAASVAGRQFVEKWYPVVTPNPKGGKGPGPMIRIKARYQTVSILPMEMYKEFAEHITNHYLGLCAALEPILSAKTKEEMASALVHILQSTGKVKDFLTDLMMSEVDRCGDNEHLIFRENTLATKAIEEYLKLVGQKYLQDALGEFIKALYESDENCEVDPSKCSSADLPEHQGNLKMCCELAFCKIINSYCVFPRELKEVFASWRQECSSRGRPDISERLISASLFLRFLCPAIMSPSLFNLLQEYPDDRTARTLTLIAKVTQNLANFAKFGSKEEYMSFMNQFLEHEWTNMQRFLLEISNPETLSNTAGFEGYIDLGRELSSLHSLLWEAVSQLDQSVVSKLGPLPRILRDVHTALSTPGSGQLPGTNDLASTPGSGSSSVSAGLQKMVIENDLSGLIDFTRLPSPTPENKDLFFVTRSSGVQPSPARSSSYSEANEPDLQMANGSKSLSMVDLQDARTLDGEAGSPVGPDALPADGQVPATQLLAGWPARAAPVSLAGLATVRRAVPTPTTPGTSEGAPGRPQLLAPLSFQNPVYQMAAGLPLSPRGLGDSGSEGHSSLSSHSNSEELAAAAKLGSFSTAAEELARRPGELARRQMSLTEKGGQPTVPRQNSAGPQRRIDQPPPPPPPPPPAPRGRTPPTLLSTLQYPRPSSGTLASASPDWAGPGTRLRQQSSSSKGDSPELKPRAMHKQGPSPVSPNALDRTAAWLLTMNAQLLEDEGLGPDPPHRDRLRSKEELSQAEKDLAVLQDKLRISTKKLEEYETLFKCQEETTQKLVLEYQARLEEGEERLRRQQEDKDIQMKGIISRLMSVEEELKKDHAEMQAAVDSKQKIIDAQEKRIASLDAANARLMSALTQLKERYSMQARNGVSPTNPTKLQITENGEFRNSSNC; this is encoded by the exons GTCCCATCTGATGCCAAGGCTGAAGGAGTCTCGGTCACACGAGTCCCTGCTCAGCCCCAGCAGCGCAGTGGAGGCCCTGGACCTcagcatggaggaggaggtgattATCAAGCCCGTTCACAGCAGCATCCTGGGTCAGGACTACTGCTTCGAG GTGACAACATCATCAGGAAGCAAGTGTTTTTCCTGCCGGTCAGCCGCTGAGCGCGATAAGTGGATGGAGAACCTGAGGCGAGCAGTGCACCCCAACAAG GACAACAGCCGGCGTGTGGAGCATATCCTGAAGCTGTGGGTGATTGAGGCCAAGGATCTGCCGGCCAAGAAGAAGTATCTATGTGAACTGTGCCTGGACGATGTGCTGTATGCCCGTACCACAAGCAAGCTCAAGACGGACAATGTCTTCTGGGGAGAGCACTTTGAGTTCCATAACCTGCCGCCTCTACGCACAGTCACTGTGCACCTGTATCGGGAGactgacaagaaaaagaaaaaggaacgcAACAGCTACCTGGGCCTGGTGAGCCTGCCTGCCGCCTCTGTGGCTGGGCGGCAGTTTGTGGAGAAGTGGTACCCAGTGGTGACACCCAACCCCAAGGGTGGCAAAGGCCCTGGGCCCATGATCCGAATCAAGGCACGCTACCAGACCGTCAGCATCTTGCCTATGGAGATGTACAAGGAGTTTGCGGAGCACATCACTAACCACTACCTGGGGCTGTGCGCAGCCCTGGAACCCATCCTCAGTGCCAAGACCAAGGAGGAGATGGCGTCGGCTCTGGTGCACATCCTGCAGAGCACGGGAAAGGTGAAG GACTTTCTAACAGACCTGATGATGTCAGAGGTGGACCGCTGTGGGGACAATGAGCACCTCATCTTCCGGGAGAACACACTGGCCACCAAGGCCATCGAGGAATACCTCAAACTTGTGGGCCAGAAGTACCTGCAGGACGCACTAG GTGAGTTCATCAAAGCTCTGTATGAGTCAGATGAAAATTGTGAAGTGGACCCAAGCAAGTGCTCATCCGCTGACCTCCCTGAGCACCAGGGCAACCTCAAGATGTGCTGTGAGCTGGCCTTCTGCAAGATCATCAACTCCTACTG CGTCTTCCCACGGGAGCTTAAGGAGGTGTTCGCCTCATGGCGGCAGGAGTGTAGCAGCCGAGGCCGGCCAGATATCAGTGAACGGCTCATCAGCGCCTCCCTCTTCCTTCGCTTCCTGTGCCCTGCCATCATGTCACCCTCGCTCTTCAACCTGCTTCAGGAGTATCCTGACGACCGCACGGCTCGCACCCTCACGCTCATTGCCAAAGTCACCCAGAACCTGGCCAACTTTGCCAA gtttggcagcaaggaAGAATACATGTCCTTCATGAACCAGTTCCTGGAGCACGAGTGGACCAACATGCAGCGCTTCCTGTTGGAGATCTCCAACCCCGAGACCCTTTCCAACACAGCAGGCTTCGAGGGCTACATAGACCTGGGCCGGGAGCTCTCTAGCCTGCACTCCCTGCTCTGGGAAGCTGTCAGCCAGCTTGATCAG AGCGTTGTGTCGAAGCTGGGACCTCTGCCTCGTATCCTGAGGGATGTCCACACAGCACTGAGCACTCCTGGCAGTGGGCAGCTCCCTGGCACCAATGACCTGGCCTCCACCCCGGGCTCCGGCAGCAGCAGCGTCTCTGCTGGGCTTCAGAAGATGGTGATTGAAAATGACCTCTCTGG TCTGATAGATTTCACCCGGTTACCGTCTCCAACCCCCGAAAACAAGGACTTGTTTTTTGTCACAAGGTCCTCCGGGGTCCAGCCTTCACCTGCCCGCAGCTCAAGCTACTCAGAAGCCAATGAACCTGACCTGCAGATGGCCAATGGCAGCAAGAGCCTGTCCATGGTGGACCTCCAGGACGCCCGCACGCTGGATGGGGAGGCAGGTTCCCCAGTGGGCCCAGACGCCCTACCTGCTGACGGGCAGGTGCCTGCGACTCAGCTGCTGGCTGGGTGGCCAGCCAGGGCAGCCCCAGTGAGCCTGGCAGGATTGGCCACAGTGCGGCGGGCAGTGCCAACACCAACCACACCAGGCACCTCCGAGGGTGCACCAGGACGGCCCCAGTTGTTGGCCCCACTTTCCTTCCAGAATCCTGTGTACCAGATGGCGGCCGGCCTGCCACTGTCACCCCGTGGCCTTGGTGACTCAGGCTCTGAAGGCCACAGCTCCCTGAGCTCTCACAGCAACAGTGAAGAGCTGGCAGCCGCTGCCAAACTAGGAAGTTTCAGCACTGCTGCAGAGGAGCTGGCAAGGCGGCCTGGAGAACTGGCACGGAGGCAGATGTCACTGACTGAGAAGGGTGGGCAGCCCACAGTGCCGAGGCAAAATAGTGCCGGTCCCCAGCGGAGGATTGACCagccgccaccgccaccaccaccaccgcctccTGCTCCCCGGGGCAGGACACCTCCTACCCTGCTGAGCACCCTACAGTACCCACGACCCTCAAGTGGAACCCTGGCATCAGCATCCCCCGACTGGGCTGGCCCTGGCACCCGGCTGCGGCAACAGTCCTCCTCCTCCAAGGGAGACAGCCCAGAGCTGAAGCCCCGAGCCATGCACAAGCAG GGCCCTTCACCCGTCAGTCCCAATGCCCTGGACCGCACGGCCGCTTGGCTCTTGACCATGAACGCGCAGTTGTTAGAAGACGAGGGTCTGGGCCCAGATCCCCCCCACAGGGATAGGCTAAGGAGTAAGGAGGAACTCAGCCAAGCAGAAAAG GATCTGGCAGTGCTACAAGACAAGCTACGGATCTCCACCAAGAAGCTGGAGGAGTATGAGACCCTATTCAAGTGCCAGGAGGAGACGACGCAGAAGCTGGTGCTGGAGTATCAGGCTCGGCTGGAAGAAGGTGAGGAGCGGCTGCGGCGGCAGCAGGAAGACAAGGATATCCAGATGAAAGGCATCATCAGCAG GTTGATGTCAGTGgaagaagaactgaagaaggaTCATGCAGAGATGCAAGCAGCTGTAGATTCCAAACAGAAGATCATCGATGCCCAG GAAAAGCGCATTGCCTCGCTGGATGCTGCCAATGCCCGCCTCATGAGTGCCCTCACACAGCTGAAAGAGAGGTACAGCATGCAAGCCCGTAACGGCGTCTCCCCCACCAACCCCACCAAATTGCAGATTACTGAGAACGGCGAGTTCAGAAACAGCAGCAATTGTTAA
- the Dab2ip gene encoding disabled homolog 2-interacting protein isoform 3 (isoform 3 is encoded by transcript variant 3) — MGLCGLGLLGDNLGKILCWSGGATLWRPSHPRKPHLAAGPQMPRSAERPTLLSLPRSHLMPRLKESRSHESLLSPSSAVEALDLSMEEEVIIKPVHSSILGQDYCFEVTTSSGSKCFSCRSAAERDKWMENLRRAVHPNKDNSRRVEHILKLWVIEAKDLPAKKKYLCELCLDDVLYARTTSKLKTDNVFWGEHFEFHNLPPLRTVTVHLYRETDKKKKKERNSYLGLVSLPAASVAGRQFVEKWYPVVTPNPKGGKGPGPMIRIKARYQTVSILPMEMYKEFAEHITNHYLGLCAALEPILSAKTKEEMASALVHILQSTGKVKDFLTDLMMSEVDRCGDNEHLIFRENTLATKAIEEYLKLVGQKYLQDALGEFIKALYESDENCEVDPSKCSSADLPEHQGNLKMCCELAFCKIINSYCVFPRELKEVFASWRQECSSRGRPDISERLISASLFLRFLCPAIMSPSLFNLLQEYPDDRTARTLTLIAKVTQNLANFAKFGSKEEYMSFMNQFLEHEWTNMQRFLLEISNPETLSNTAGFEGYIDLGRELSSLHSLLWEAVSQLDQSVVSKLGPLPRILRDVHTALSTPGSGQLPGTNDLASTPGSGSSSVSAGLQKMVIENDLSGLIDFTRLPSPTPENKDLFFVTRSSGVQPSPARSSSYSEANEPDLQMANGSKSLSMVDLQDARTLDGEAGSPVGPDALPADGQVPATQLLAGWPARAAPVSLAGLATVRRAVPTPTTPGTSEGAPGRPQLLAPLSFQNPVYQMAAGLPLSPRGLGDSGSEGHSSLSSHSNSEELAAAAKLGSFSTAAEELARRPGELARRQMSLTEKGGQPTVPRQNSAGPQRRIDQPPPPPPPPPPAPRGRTPPTLLSTLQYPRPSSGTLASASPDWAGPGTRLRQQSSSSKGDSPELKPRAMHKQGPSPVSPNALDRTAAWLLTMNAQLLEDEGLGPDPPHRDRLRSKEELSQAEKDLAVLQDKLRISTKKLEEYETLFKCQEETTQKLVLEYQARLEEGEERLRRQQEDKDIQMKGIISRLMSVEEELKKDHAEMQAAVDSKQKIIDAQEKRIASLDAANARLMSALTQLKERYSMQARNGVSPTNPTKLQITENGEFRNSSNC; from the exons ATGGGCCTCTGTGGCCTTGGACTCCTCGGTGACAACCTTGGCAAGATCCTGTGCTGGTCTGGAGGTGCCACTCTCTGGAGGCCCAGCCATCCTCGGAAGCCTCATCTGGCTGCTGGGCCTCAGATGCCCAGGTCAGCAGAGAGGCCTACACTCCTATCGTTGCCAAG GTCCCATCTGATGCCAAGGCTGAAGGAGTCTCGGTCACACGAGTCCCTGCTCAGCCCCAGCAGCGCAGTGGAGGCCCTGGACCTcagcatggaggaggaggtgattATCAAGCCCGTTCACAGCAGCATCCTGGGTCAGGACTACTGCTTCGAG GTGACAACATCATCAGGAAGCAAGTGTTTTTCCTGCCGGTCAGCCGCTGAGCGCGATAAGTGGATGGAGAACCTGAGGCGAGCAGTGCACCCCAACAAG GACAACAGCCGGCGTGTGGAGCATATCCTGAAGCTGTGGGTGATTGAGGCCAAGGATCTGCCGGCCAAGAAGAAGTATCTATGTGAACTGTGCCTGGACGATGTGCTGTATGCCCGTACCACAAGCAAGCTCAAGACGGACAATGTCTTCTGGGGAGAGCACTTTGAGTTCCATAACCTGCCGCCTCTACGCACAGTCACTGTGCACCTGTATCGGGAGactgacaagaaaaagaaaaaggaacgcAACAGCTACCTGGGCCTGGTGAGCCTGCCTGCCGCCTCTGTGGCTGGGCGGCAGTTTGTGGAGAAGTGGTACCCAGTGGTGACACCCAACCCCAAGGGTGGCAAAGGCCCTGGGCCCATGATCCGAATCAAGGCACGCTACCAGACCGTCAGCATCTTGCCTATGGAGATGTACAAGGAGTTTGCGGAGCACATCACTAACCACTACCTGGGGCTGTGCGCAGCCCTGGAACCCATCCTCAGTGCCAAGACCAAGGAGGAGATGGCGTCGGCTCTGGTGCACATCCTGCAGAGCACGGGAAAGGTGAAG GACTTTCTAACAGACCTGATGATGTCAGAGGTGGACCGCTGTGGGGACAATGAGCACCTCATCTTCCGGGAGAACACACTGGCCACCAAGGCCATCGAGGAATACCTCAAACTTGTGGGCCAGAAGTACCTGCAGGACGCACTAG GTGAGTTCATCAAAGCTCTGTATGAGTCAGATGAAAATTGTGAAGTGGACCCAAGCAAGTGCTCATCCGCTGACCTCCCTGAGCACCAGGGCAACCTCAAGATGTGCTGTGAGCTGGCCTTCTGCAAGATCATCAACTCCTACTG CGTCTTCCCACGGGAGCTTAAGGAGGTGTTCGCCTCATGGCGGCAGGAGTGTAGCAGCCGAGGCCGGCCAGATATCAGTGAACGGCTCATCAGCGCCTCCCTCTTCCTTCGCTTCCTGTGCCCTGCCATCATGTCACCCTCGCTCTTCAACCTGCTTCAGGAGTATCCTGACGACCGCACGGCTCGCACCCTCACGCTCATTGCCAAAGTCACCCAGAACCTGGCCAACTTTGCCAA gtttggcagcaaggaAGAATACATGTCCTTCATGAACCAGTTCCTGGAGCACGAGTGGACCAACATGCAGCGCTTCCTGTTGGAGATCTCCAACCCCGAGACCCTTTCCAACACAGCAGGCTTCGAGGGCTACATAGACCTGGGCCGGGAGCTCTCTAGCCTGCACTCCCTGCTCTGGGAAGCTGTCAGCCAGCTTGATCAG AGCGTTGTGTCGAAGCTGGGACCTCTGCCTCGTATCCTGAGGGATGTCCACACAGCACTGAGCACTCCTGGCAGTGGGCAGCTCCCTGGCACCAATGACCTGGCCTCCACCCCGGGCTCCGGCAGCAGCAGCGTCTCTGCTGGGCTTCAGAAGATGGTGATTGAAAATGACCTCTCTGG TCTGATAGATTTCACCCGGTTACCGTCTCCAACCCCCGAAAACAAGGACTTGTTTTTTGTCACAAGGTCCTCCGGGGTCCAGCCTTCACCTGCCCGCAGCTCAAGCTACTCAGAAGCCAATGAACCTGACCTGCAGATGGCCAATGGCAGCAAGAGCCTGTCCATGGTGGACCTCCAGGACGCCCGCACGCTGGATGGGGAGGCAGGTTCCCCAGTGGGCCCAGACGCCCTACCTGCTGACGGGCAGGTGCCTGCGACTCAGCTGCTGGCTGGGTGGCCAGCCAGGGCAGCCCCAGTGAGCCTGGCAGGATTGGCCACAGTGCGGCGGGCAGTGCCAACACCAACCACACCAGGCACCTCCGAGGGTGCACCAGGACGGCCCCAGTTGTTGGCCCCACTTTCCTTCCAGAATCCTGTGTACCAGATGGCGGCCGGCCTGCCACTGTCACCCCGTGGCCTTGGTGACTCAGGCTCTGAAGGCCACAGCTCCCTGAGCTCTCACAGCAACAGTGAAGAGCTGGCAGCCGCTGCCAAACTAGGAAGTTTCAGCACTGCTGCAGAGGAGCTGGCAAGGCGGCCTGGAGAACTGGCACGGAGGCAGATGTCACTGACTGAGAAGGGTGGGCAGCCCACAGTGCCGAGGCAAAATAGTGCCGGTCCCCAGCGGAGGATTGACCagccgccaccgccaccaccaccaccgcctccTGCTCCCCGGGGCAGGACACCTCCTACCCTGCTGAGCACCCTACAGTACCCACGACCCTCAAGTGGAACCCTGGCATCAGCATCCCCCGACTGGGCTGGCCCTGGCACCCGGCTGCGGCAACAGTCCTCCTCCTCCAAGGGAGACAGCCCAGAGCTGAAGCCCCGAGCCATGCACAAGCAG GGCCCTTCACCCGTCAGTCCCAATGCCCTGGACCGCACGGCCGCTTGGCTCTTGACCATGAACGCGCAGTTGTTAGAAGACGAGGGTCTGGGCCCAGATCCCCCCCACAGGGATAGGCTAAGGAGTAAGGAGGAACTCAGCCAAGCAGAAAAG GATCTGGCAGTGCTACAAGACAAGCTACGGATCTCCACCAAGAAGCTGGAGGAGTATGAGACCCTATTCAAGTGCCAGGAGGAGACGACGCAGAAGCTGGTGCTGGAGTATCAGGCTCGGCTGGAAGAAGGTGAGGAGCGGCTGCGGCGGCAGCAGGAAGACAAGGATATCCAGATGAAAGGCATCATCAGCAG GTTGATGTCAGTGgaagaagaactgaagaaggaTCATGCAGAGATGCAAGCAGCTGTAGATTCCAAACAGAAGATCATCGATGCCCAG GAAAAGCGCATTGCCTCGCTGGATGCTGCCAATGCCCGCCTCATGAGTGCCCTCACACAGCTGAAAGAGAGGTACAGCATGCAAGCCCGTAACGGCGTCTCCCCCACCAACCCCACCAAATTGCAGATTACTGAGAACGGCGAGTTCAGAAACAGCAGCAATTGTTAA